One Cyanobium sp. Tous-M-B4 DNA segment encodes these proteins:
- the secF gene encoding protein translocase subunit SecF: MFSFRVNRHRRQLWLLSTVALLLSLLGMAVSWLSPSIRAPLRPGLDFTGGTQIQIERSCDPACAPLAADSVQASLVALKLPVDGSDPAPPLNGATVQLLDGGRSLVLRLPSLSPAQSETVIKSIKSQIGDTVSGGLSVDTIGPTLGSQLLRASLVSLLVSFVGISIYISLRYDRVYALLALVCLGHDVLITCGLFAWLGVLAGIEVNSLFAVALLTIAGYSVNDTVVIFDRIREKRAQLKDLSLADQADEAVISTLTRSVYTSLTTLLPLIALIFFGGSTLFWFSIALSFGILVGAYSSIGVAPTLLPVLSRR; the protein is encoded by the coding sequence ATGTTTTCTTTCCGCGTTAATCGCCACCGCCGCCAGCTGTGGCTCCTGTCAACAGTGGCGTTGCTTTTGAGTTTGCTGGGAATGGCTGTCAGCTGGTTGTCGCCCTCAATCCGAGCTCCACTGCGCCCAGGGCTTGATTTTACCGGCGGCACTCAGATTCAAATTGAGCGCAGCTGCGACCCAGCCTGTGCCCCGTTGGCTGCTGATTCGGTTCAAGCAAGCCTGGTCGCCTTGAAGCTGCCAGTGGATGGCTCAGATCCTGCTCCACCACTAAACGGAGCCACAGTCCAGCTTCTTGATGGTGGACGCTCACTGGTCTTGCGCCTGCCCAGTCTGAGCCCTGCCCAGTCAGAAACGGTGATCAAGTCCATTAAGAGCCAAATCGGCGATACGGTCTCGGGGGGTCTGTCCGTAGACACGATTGGCCCCACCCTTGGCTCCCAGCTGCTACGGGCCAGCTTGGTTTCTTTGTTAGTTAGTTTCGTAGGCATATCCATATATATTTCCTTACGCTACGACCGCGTTTATGCATTATTGGCACTTGTTTGCCTGGGTCATGATGTTTTGATCACTTGTGGATTGTTTGCATGGCTTGGAGTGCTGGCTGGTATAGAGGTTAATAGCCTTTTTGCCGTGGCCTTGCTTACCATTGCTGGCTACTCAGTTAATGATACCGTGGTCATCTTTGACCGAATACGTGAGAAACGTGCCCAGCTCAAAGATTTATCCCTAGCGGATCAGGCGGATGAGGCGGTGATCAGTACGTTGACCCGATCCGTTTACACATCCCTTACAACCCTTCTGCCTTTGATTGCTCTCATTTTCTTTGGTGGTAGCACTTTGTTTTGGTTCTCCATTGCCTTGAGTTTTGGCATTTTGGTGGGAGCTTATTCAAGTATCGGTGTTGCTCCAACCCTGCTACCGGTATTGTCCCGTCGCTAA